A region of Aquarana catesbeiana isolate 2022-GZ linkage group LG08, ASM4218655v1, whole genome shotgun sequence DNA encodes the following proteins:
- the LOC141106620 gene encoding uncharacterized protein isoform X2, whose amino-acid sequence MEANCSNLTEGILRLTLEIIYLLTGEGGNSSNFHVSIKENIKEGEAKDSVMKEKECLEGQKDLNKNVVMENQLPLTSPDESSNKTPKKRRPRPRKSRKSTQKDHTFPHHDQDEEVMGIKIVIKEEEEMYLIDDQLSRNEDEMMETTTKGESSVNGSTGGHRSWNTPEGRLILSENCIKEDLGMALYSSGNSIVIKNFHHKYNSSNCNQLFRIKDNQLIPVFEEKPYSCPQCEKSFLRKSGLIQHQRIHTGKKPFPCPICGKCFIDKSQLNRHNIVHTKERPFSCPQCGKGFPHRGNRDKHIRVHTGEKPFVCLECDKSFTQKASLIIHQKMHHT is encoded by the exons ATGGAGGCAAACTGCAGCAACCTGACGGAGGGGATATTACGACTCAccttggagatcatctacctgctgaccggggag GGTGGAAACTCCAGCAATTTTCATGTTAgtatcaaagaaaatataaagGAAGGAGAGGCGAAGGATAGTGTGATGAAGGAGAAGGAGTGTTTAGAAGGACAAAAAGATCTCAACAAGAACGTTGTGATGGAGAATCagctgcccctcacatcaccgg atgaatCCAGtaacaaaacccccaaaaaaagacgTCCCCGTCCTCGGAAATCACGAAAATCCACACAGAAAGATCACACCTTCCCTCACCATGATCAG GATGAAGAAGTGATGGGTATAAAAATTgtgattaaagaggaagaagaaatgTATTTGATAGATGATCAGTTGTCTAGAAATGAAGATGAAATGATGGAGACAACGACCAAGGGGGAATCTTCTGTAAATGGCAGCACAG GAGGCCACAGAAGCTGGAATACCCCAGAGGGACGTCTTATTTTATCTGAAAACTGTATTAAAGAAGATCTTGGCATGGCACTGTATTCTTCAGGAAATAGCATTGTTATTAAAAATTTTCATCACAAATATAATTCTTCG AATTGCAATCAACTTTTCAGAATAAAAGATAACCAGCTAATTCCTGTCTTCGAAGAAAAACCCTATTCCTGTCCTCAGTGTGAAAAGTCCTTCTTGAGGAAATCGGGACTTATCCAACACCAGAGAATCCACACCGGGAAAAAGCCGTTTCCGTGTCCTATATGTGGAAAGTGTTTCATCGACAAGTCGCAACTTAATAGACACAACATAGTCCACACCAAGGAGAGGCCCTTTTCTTGTCCTCAGTGTGGAAAGGGCTTCCCTCATAGAGGGAACCGTGATAAGCACATAAGAgttcacaccggggagaagccttTTGTTTGTTTAGAATGCGACAAATCTTTTACACAGAAAGCGTCACTAATCATCCACCAGAAAATGCACCACACCTGA
- the LOC141106620 gene encoding uncharacterized protein isoform X1 — MEANCSNLTEGILRLTLEIIYLLTGESNIVAKKTSGDEQNPITVPLHSLLFPEINNEEKILQVTQKITDLLAGEGGNSSNFHVSIKENIKEGEAKDSVMKEKECLEGQKDLNKNVVMENQLPLTSPDESSNKTPKKRRPRPRKSRKSTQKDHTFPHHDQDEEVMGIKIVIKEEEEMYLIDDQLSRNEDEMMETTTKGESSVNGSTGGHRSWNTPEGRLILSENCIKEDLGMALYSSGNSIVIKNFHHKYNSSNCNQLFRIKDNQLIPVFEEKPYSCPQCEKSFLRKSGLIQHQRIHTGKKPFPCPICGKCFIDKSQLNRHNIVHTKERPFSCPQCGKGFPHRGNRDKHIRVHTGEKPFVCLECDKSFTQKASLIIHQKMHHT, encoded by the exons ATGGAGGCAAACTGCAGCAACCTGACGGAGGGGATATTACGACTCAccttggagatcatctacctgctgaccggggag AGTAACATAGTTGCGAAGAAGACCTCAGGAGATGAACAAAACCCCATTACGGTCCCTCTACATTCCTTACTGTTTCCGGAAATAAACAATGAAGAAAAGATTTTACAAGTCACCCAGAAGATCACTGACCTCCTGGCAGGAGAG GGTGGAAACTCCAGCAATTTTCATGTTAgtatcaaagaaaatataaagGAAGGAGAGGCGAAGGATAGTGTGATGAAGGAGAAGGAGTGTTTAGAAGGACAAAAAGATCTCAACAAGAACGTTGTGATGGAGAATCagctgcccctcacatcaccgg atgaatCCAGtaacaaaacccccaaaaaaagacgTCCCCGTCCTCGGAAATCACGAAAATCCACACAGAAAGATCACACCTTCCCTCACCATGATCAG GATGAAGAAGTGATGGGTATAAAAATTgtgattaaagaggaagaagaaatgTATTTGATAGATGATCAGTTGTCTAGAAATGAAGATGAAATGATGGAGACAACGACCAAGGGGGAATCTTCTGTAAATGGCAGCACAG GAGGCCACAGAAGCTGGAATACCCCAGAGGGACGTCTTATTTTATCTGAAAACTGTATTAAAGAAGATCTTGGCATGGCACTGTATTCTTCAGGAAATAGCATTGTTATTAAAAATTTTCATCACAAATATAATTCTTCG AATTGCAATCAACTTTTCAGAATAAAAGATAACCAGCTAATTCCTGTCTTCGAAGAAAAACCCTATTCCTGTCCTCAGTGTGAAAAGTCCTTCTTGAGGAAATCGGGACTTATCCAACACCAGAGAATCCACACCGGGAAAAAGCCGTTTCCGTGTCCTATATGTGGAAAGTGTTTCATCGACAAGTCGCAACTTAATAGACACAACATAGTCCACACCAAGGAGAGGCCCTTTTCTTGTCCTCAGTGTGGAAAGGGCTTCCCTCATAGAGGGAACCGTGATAAGCACATAAGAgttcacaccggggagaagccttTTGTTTGTTTAGAATGCGACAAATCTTTTACACAGAAAGCGTCACTAATCATCCACCAGAAAATGCACCACACCTGA